Within the Debaryomyces hansenii CBS767 chromosome E complete sequence genome, the region GACTCACGAGAACCCAGACCATAAGCTTATCTACAAAGCGATGAAAGACAAAATCCATCAGCCATACagatataaattaatcCCTGGACTAGGCGAAGTTTTAAAAAGCGTTACACCAGACACCGATAAAGGATTATGTGGTATTTGCTTATCAGGCGCTGGTCCTACCATTTTATGTTTGGCTACGGAAGGCTTTGACGAAATAGCTAATAAGGttatttctatattcaagaaagaaGGTGTTGAATGTGATTGGAAACTATTAGATTTAGCTTACGATGGGGCAACTGTCGAGTATTAGAATCCGATACAAAAATAGACAACTGTATAGTAACAATTAAATGAACGCCTTATGGTGAATAGATTAGGAGTAAGTCAACCATAGTGTAGGTATTCTGGGGAAGTATGAAAAAGGTCAATTGGAATTCACACGACCATTTtatgaattttcaatatccttAAAATCATGGTTACAACGACCAATAaagcaattgaagaatagAAAGCACAATTAAACTCGGCAAGACAATGAGTAAAACAACAGAAAAAGCAAAGTATTCCGATTTACTGACTACATTAATAGCCCAAGATATTTTAACAAGTTCGTCTTCACAACCAATTTACCTATCGTCGGTTGAAGTAATCGGTGGAGAAACTTTTTCAAGTGACTTTTTCAAGAAGTTATTGGGCCCATTGGTTGAAACAAGTGATTATACATTAAACCAATTGGTTGAAAATATTACCGTTTCACGCGACAGATTGGTTAAAGCAGACGTTTTTAAAAGTATTGGTGTTTCTTTACATTCGGATTATTCAGCCTCGATCCCGCATGTCcttaaatataataaggaCCAGCTGATTCCTACGAAGGTAATTTTTGATGTCGAAGCTTCCAACTTGAATGCAGGCGATggatttttgaatttaaataatgacgataatttgaatgtCAATTTGAACTATTTAAATGACAACTTCAATGAAAATGCCGAATCTGTCAACTTTGGAGTTAATTATAACCCATATAAACCAAACCAACATTTAATAGCAAATGCTAAATTTTTGGCTAATTTAAACGATCCATCgttgaaatttttatttgatttattcaacACCCACCAGAACAATCAAACATGGCAACAAGCATCGGAAAAGACGACAGGTGGATTGATTGGTTTACAATATACtaatagaattaaaaacTTGTACCTTTTGACAGGTCTTTCATTAGCTAAAAGAACCATGCACGATATTAGAGATGGTGCACCAGACGAATTAAAATACTTTTCGGGAGACTACTTAAAGTCCTCAATTGTGAATCAATTGGTGTACTCGAATGTATCgttcttgaataatattacaaAGAATTTTCCAATTAGTGGTTATAATGTAACAGTTTCAAGTGAAATTTCGTCTAATCAAGAACAAGATAATATCGACCATCAAACAGGATTTGGTAAATCTACAATTTCCACTAATTTATTTACGTCATTCGCCAATAACAATTTCACTGCtcatttatttaatgattttggtGGTATTTATTCTCCATCTTCGAACTCTGTTCACGTTTCCGATAGATTCTACTTAGGTggattcaattcatttagAGGTTTTAGCAAGAATAGTATAAATACTTCAGGTGGCGCTCAGTTTTTCAGATTCGGACTTACTTTATATGCTAAAGTTCcttcatttatttattcaagtcACAAAAATGCTGCTGCAAACATTCCTTCATTGGAGGATGGTATAGGTTACGAAGCAAATCCATTGAGATTATATACCACTGGATCAATTGGAAATGTAAGTAATAACATTCTTCTGGATAAAAGTGTTGCTTCGAGTATTGGATGTGGTCTTAAATACATAAATCATTGGGctaattttgatattggcTATTATTTAGCTCAAAGACATGGTTCTGACAGCTTGGTTGGAATTAAGGATGGTTTCCAGTTTTCGGTTTCTATTGGTGGGTCAAATCGTGCTGTTCAATAGTTCTGTTGtagataatataataaaagtTTACTATTCTGTATGAAAAATATGGTTTGAGCCCGGGTTCGATATCAGCATTCAAACTTCGTAGTACGACAATACgtaaatttgaatatcaatCATTGGGAATCAGGAGCTGTAATAATAAGTCTTTGAAAACCGATTATGATTCAAGAGAATGAAACAATATCCAAGGTTTTATTGACCATAGATCAATTCAAAGGAAATGTTGATCAATTTATGAGTGCTATTGCTGATAATGAGTATACTCCTCAAAATGCCAAACATTTCACCAGATCATTAATATGGAAGACTTGCTACATTACAAAGAGTTTGAATATTCAAACGTGGGATTCAAGACTAAGTGAATCTAGAGTTATATAtcattcattaattaaaagGAAAGATATGAACATACCGTGGTGGGATTTGGAAAGAGATCATACTTTTTACCAATCTAAGGAAATA harbors:
- a CDS encoding DEHA2E19316p (weakly similar to uniprot|Q7S6X0 Neurospora crassa Hypothetical protein (Mitochondrial outer membrane beta-barrel protein Tob55)), which codes for MSKTTEKAKYSDLSTTLIAQDILTSSSSQPIYLSSVEVIGGETFSSDFFKKLLGPLVETSDYTLNQLVENITVSRDRLVKADVFKSIGVSLHSDYSASIPHVLKYNKDQSIPTKVIFDVEASNLNAGDGFLNLNNDDNLNVNLNYLNDNFNENAESVNFGVNYNPYKPNQHLIANAKFLANLNDPSLKFLFDLFNTHQNNQTWQQASEKTTGGLIGLQYTNRIKNLYLLTGLSLAKRTMHDIRDGAPDELKYFSGDYLKSSIVNQLVYSNVSFLNNITKNFPISGYNVTVSSEISSNQEQDNIDHQTGFGKSTISTNLFTSFANNNFTAHLFNDFGGIYSPSSNSVHVSDRFYLGGFNSFRGFSKNSINTSGGAQFFRFGLTLYAKVPSFIYSSHKNAAANIPSLEDGIGYEANPLRLYTTGSIGNVSNNILSDKSVASSIGCGLKYINHWANFDIGYYLAQRHGSDSLVGIKDGFQFSVSIGGSNRAVQ